The DNA segment GGACCCGATGAACCCTGCTCCCCCCGTCACGAGGATGCGCACGCGTTCCCTCCTTCACTTCCGTGGCGCTCCCGCAACACCTCCCCGTAGACTGCCCCGATCTGCCTGGCCATCCTCGCCACGTGAAACCGTTCCCGGACGCGCCGGGCTCCGGCCTCCCCCATCGCTCGCCGCAGGGCGGGAGCCTCGGCCAGCCTCACGATTGCCCGCGCCAGGCTGCCGGGATCACCCGGCGGGACGAGCAG comes from the Candidatus Methylomirabilis sp. genome and includes:
- a CDS encoding glycosyltransferase translates to LLVPPGDPGSLARAIVRLAEAPALRRAMGEAGARRVRERFHVARMARQIGAVYGEVLRERHGSEGGNACASS